The genomic region GTTTGAATGCACCATGGTAGAGCGATCATATTCAAATTCGATGAGCTGTCTTGTGACATGCACTTGATTCTTACCGGCATTTTTTGCCTGATAGAGTGCTTTGTCTGCTACTTCGAACAGGTCCTTCCCGCTAGCCTTACTGCGTCCTTTCAAGGACGCTACACCAGCTGAAAAAGAGCATTGTATTGTGACATTGTTGCATTTGATGCATGTGTCAGCAAACATTCTGCATAGTCTGTCTAACATAGCTTTTGCTCTGATAGGACCTGCACCGGGTAATAGTAGTGCAAATTCTTCGCCACCAATGCGTGCCGCATGGTCATATGAGCGTGTGGAAGCATCGAGTAGGTCAGCAAGTGTTTTGATGACCTCGTCGCCACAATTATGACCGTATGTGTCATTTATGTTTTTAAAGTTATCAAGATCAATTATAGCTAAGCTTAATTGACCGTTACTGCGTTCAACTCGTTGCAGCTCCATTGAGAGTTTACTCTCAAATGCCTGTTTATTGTACAGTCCAGTTAACGGGTCGCGTTCTGACCTGTGTGTAAGTTCATCAAGTACACGCTGGAGATGTGCGAGTTCAAAAGAGGAGGAACTGTCCAGAGTAAGCGCGAGCCAGTCGGAAAATCCGTAGGCTTCTGATAGTTCGTTCCACCCGTCAACTGTCAAACCGGAGACAATTCTAGTGAGCGCAAGCTGCTGTTCGCCGTTTGGAAACGGGGCAGAATCGGCAATCAGCCGACGCAGCGTGTCCAGTTCGGTTGCCAAATTTTCAAGGCTTTCCGAGCGTAAATTATGTAGTCTTTTCTGCATGTAGATAAAGCAGGAAATCACGCAGGAATTGATCCAGTTTTCCATCTAAAACCGAATCAACATCCCCGATCTCCGAGTTTGTCCTGTGATCTTTCACAAGACGATATGGCTGAAGCGTATAGGTACGTATCTGACTACCAAAACTAATATCCATTTTTCCTGCGTACGCTGCCTGACGTTCGTCCTGCACTTTACGTAGTTCAATTTCATACAGTCTGGATTTAAGAATCTGTAACGCAGTATCTTTGTTTGCGTGCTGTGATTTTTCGTTTTGACACTGCGCGGTTACACCGGTTGGAATGTGTGTAATGCGTACTGCTGAACTTGTTGTGTTAACACTTTGCCCGCCCGGCCCGCTGGAACGGAAAACATCAATCCGCAGGTCTCCTTCCTGAATATCTACAGTAATGTCTTTACCGGCATCGGGAATAATATCAATTGAAGCGAACGAAGTGTGTCTTCGTCCTGAGGAATCGAACGGTGAAATGCGTATAAGCCTGTGGATGCCCTTTTCCCCTTTAAGGAATCCATAAGCATTTTCACCCTTAATACGCAATGTGACGCTTTTAATGCCTGCTTCGTCACCATCGAGTAAGTCGAGATACTCGACCTTAAATTTATGTCTGTCTGCCCAACGAACATACATGCGAAGAAGCATTTTAGCCCAGTCCTGAGCTTCAGTGCCGCCAGCGCCGGGGTGAATTTCCAGAATAGCGTTATTCCGGTCTTCCGGTGCGCTTAGCAACAGATTAAGCTCTGTCTGCTCCAGCAGTTCTTCTAAAAGCAAAGTTTGTGCGCTCAGGGTTTCCAGTACTTCTGTGCTTTGATCTTCTTCAGCGAGAGCCAGCCATTCTGCTAAATCGTCATTAGCCTGCATAAGAGTCTGTAAGCGATCAATTTGCCCTTCGAGCTGGCTTTTCTCCTGTAATACAGGCGTCAACTTATCTGGGTTATCCCATGCACCGGGGCTTGCAAGCTGTTTTTCGATTTCATCAAGGCGGTCTTTATTGCCTTTTAGGTCAAAGCCTCCTCCATAAGGAGTTGAACTGTTCGGTAAGAGCAATACTCTTAGTTCGTAAATCTGCTAGTTGAAGCATGTTATATTTCTTTCTTTTTAGTAATGTAAAATGAGTAGACCAAGGTAGCTATAGCACCGGCAATAAGCAGGGCACGAATAAGGGAAAAGAACTGATGGTAGAGGGTAAAGTCGGTACGGGTGCCGACTGAACCAAAAATTACATCAGCGCGGAAGGACTTTCCTTTAGTCGTAATATTACCTTTCGGATCAATAATAGCTGTTATGCCGGTGTTTGTGGCGCGGGCAAAGTAACGTCCCTGTTCAACAGCACGCAGAACGGTCATGTCTAAATGCTGTTTAGGAGCCGCTGTTTTTCCGAACCATGCGTCATTACTGATGTTTACCAGTAAATTTGCTCCCCTTTCGACTCGATCCTGAACAAGTTCGGTGAATGTAGCTTCATAACAAATCAGTACACCCATTGCAAGATTTCCAACAGTAATAGGATCATAGACCGTACCGGGTTGGAATACTCCTGTTCCACTGAGAAGCTCATCTGCGAACGGTACA from Halodesulfovibrio sp. harbors:
- the prfB gene encoding peptide chain release factor 2 (programmed frameshift); this encodes MLQLADLRTKSIALTEQFNSLWRRLDLKGNKDRLDEIEKQLASPGAWDNPDKLTPVLQEKSQLEGQIDRLQTLMQANDDLAEWLALAEEDQSTEVLETLSAQTLLLEELLEQTELNLLLSAPEDRNNAILEIHPGAGGTEAQDWAKMLLRMYVRWADRHKFKVEYLDLLDGDEAGIKSVTLRIKGENAYGFLKGEKGIHRLIRISPFDSSGRRHTSFASIDIIPDAGKDITVDIQEGDLRIDVFRSSGPGGQSVNTTSSAVRITHIPTGVTAQCQNEKSQHANKDTALQILKSRLYEIELRKVQDERQAAYAGKMDISFGSQIRTYTLQPYRLVKDHRTNSEIGDVDSVLDGKLDQFLRDFLLYLHAEKTT
- a CDS encoding GGDEF domain-containing protein, with protein sequence MQKRLHNLRSESLENLATELDTLRRLIADSAPFPNGEQQLALTRIVSGLTVDGWNELSEAYGFSDWLALTLDSSSSFELAHLQRVLDELTHRSERDPLTGLYNKQAFESKLSMELQRVERSNGQLSLAIIDLDNFKNINDTYGHNCGDEVIKTLADLLDASTRSYDHAARIGGEEFALLLPGAGPIRAKAMLDRLCRMFADTCIKCNNVTIQCSFSAGVASLKGRSKASGKDLFEVADKALYQAKNAGKNQVHVTRQLIEFEYDRSTMVHSNEKQFLFSGSK